In Nicotiana tabacum cultivar K326 chromosome 11, ASM71507v2, whole genome shotgun sequence, a single window of DNA contains:
- the LOC107800659 gene encoding uncharacterized protein LOC107800659 isoform X6, translating into MSLTEFAMVEELAFLIKDNLPCKHLILAVEETLVNFLLDDTSSSGVLELEPMNPYNRLLLHRLADIFGFSHQSVGEGEERHLVLERCSETSVPSILISDLLWQYDELQSPRTVDVIYRRKEGSEESKVEETPTPIFNISLEEREEAYLAARKQIFSGDQGETRQCMKDRPRKDPMVARRMIAHALGQRIRPSNLEILHANTEECEEKTKDVNIQHKDEGRINLGKQTHMEVKTPPAKYPDSGGKLKSSVSNGSKTPHIKKITPKNTDGTGSSTQVKKEGKVNKESIREEHIGAAKRIFANALGFAREGNLSK; encoded by the exons ATGAGTCTTACAGAATTCGCCATG GTCGAAGAACTGGCCTTTCTTATCAAAGATAATCTTCCTTGCAAGCATCTTATCCTAGCTGTGGAAGAGACCCTAGTCAATTTCCTTCTTGATGATACCAG TTCTAGTGGGGTCTTGGAGCTAGAACCAATGAATCCATATAACCGTCTTCTCTTACATCGGCTTGCTGATATTTTTGG ATTTTCTCATCAGTCAGTTGGTGAAGGGGAAGAACGGCACTTGGTTTTGGAGCGTTGCTCAGAGACATCAGT ACCTTCCATTCTCATTAGTGATCTCCTGTGGCAGTATGACGAACTACAATCTCCAAGGACTGTAGATGTAATATATAGAAGAAAAGAAGGTTCTGAAG AGTCAAAGGTAGAAGAGACACCAACACCAATCTTTAACATTTCCCTTGAGGAGAGGGAAGAAGCATATCTGGCTGCCCGAAAACAGATTTTTTCTGGTGATCAAGGTGAGACAAGACAATGTATGAAAGATAGGCCTCGAAAAGATCCTATGGTTGCCCGTCGTATGATTGCACATGCACTTGGCCAAAGAATCAGGCCATCTAACCTTGAGATCCTCCATGCAAATACTGAGGAATGTGAAGAAAAAACCAAGGATGTAAATATCCAGCATAAGGACGAAGGTCGGATAAATTTGGGCAAGCAGACTCATATGGAGGTCAAAACTCCCCCTGCAAAATATCCGGATTCCGGTGGTAAGCTTAAAAGCAGCGTATCGAATGGTAGTAAAACACCACATATTAAGAAGATAACACCTAAAAACACCGATGGGACAGGTTCCTCGACGCAAGTGAAAAAGGAGGGGAAGGTTAACAAAGAGAGTATTCGTGAAGAACATATTGGTGCTGCTAAGAGAATATTTGCCAATGCTCTAGGATTTGCAAGAGAAGGGAATCTTTCAAAATGA
- the LOC107800659 gene encoding uncharacterized protein LOC107800659 isoform X2: MCGLAHVTGSNRGADKSVFKWRRVKASMSFELCTTGPRDFSVEELAFLIKDNLPCKHLILAVEETLVNFLLDDTSSSGVLELEPMNPYNRLLLHRLADIFGFSHQSVGEGEERHLVLERCSETSVPSILISDLLWQYDELQSPRTVDVIYRRKEGSEVLFKGSFKAHLSPDAQKSSGGCLASLQCRQGYKAHTPIAHEFYLESSESKVEETPTPIFNISLEEREEAYLAARKQIFSGDQGETRQCMKDRPRKDPMVARRMIAHALGQRIRPSNLEILHANTEECEEKTKDVNIQHKDEGRINLGKQTHMEVKTPPAKYPDSGGSSTQVKKEGKVNKESIREEHIGAAKRIFANALGFAREGNLSK; encoded by the exons ATGTGTGGATTGGCGCACGTCACAGGCTCGAATCGTGGCGCAGACAAAAgcgtatttaagtggagaagggtaaaGGCATCCATGAGTTTCGAACTGTGTACTACTGGCCCTCGGGATTTCTCg GTCGAAGAACTGGCCTTTCTTATCAAAGATAATCTTCCTTGCAAGCATCTTATCCTAGCTGTGGAAGAGACCCTAGTCAATTTCCTTCTTGATGATACCAG TTCTAGTGGGGTCTTGGAGCTAGAACCAATGAATCCATATAACCGTCTTCTCTTACATCGGCTTGCTGATATTTTTGG ATTTTCTCATCAGTCAGTTGGTGAAGGGGAAGAACGGCACTTGGTTTTGGAGCGTTGCTCAGAGACATCAGT ACCTTCCATTCTCATTAGTGATCTCCTGTGGCAGTATGACGAACTACAATCTCCAAGGACTGTAGATGTAATATATAGAAGAAAAGAAGGTTCTGAAG TGTTGTTCAAAGGCTCATTTAAGGCTCACTTAAGCCCTGATGCTCAGAAAAGCTCGGGAGGGTGCTTGGCCTCGCTTCAGTGTAGGCAAGGCTATAAGGCGCACACACCGATTGCCCATGAATTCTATCTTGAATCCAGCG AGTCAAAGGTAGAAGAGACACCAACACCAATCTTTAACATTTCCCTTGAGGAGAGGGAAGAAGCATATCTGGCTGCCCGAAAACAGATTTTTTCTGGTGATCAAGGTGAGACAAGACAATGTATGAAAGATAGGCCTCGAAAAGATCCTATGGTTGCCCGTCGTATGATTGCACATGCACTTGGCCAAAGAATCAGGCCATCTAACCTTGAGATCCTCCATGCAAATACTGAGGAATGTGAAGAAAAAACCAAGGATGTAAATATCCAGCATAAGGACGAAGGTCGGATAAATTTGGGCAAGCAGACTCATATGGAGGTCAAAACTCCCCCTGCAAAATATCCGGATTCCGGTG GTTCCTCGACGCAAGTGAAAAAGGAGGGGAAGGTTAACAAAGAGAGTATTCGTGAAGAACATATTGGTGCTGCTAAGAGAATATTTGCCAATGCTCTAGGATTTGCAAGAGAAGGGAATCTTTCAAAATGA
- the LOC107800659 gene encoding uncharacterized protein LOC107800659 isoform X1 has product MCGLAHVTGSNRGADKSVFKWRRVKASMSFELCTTGPRDFSVEELAFLIKDNLPCKHLILAVEETLVNFLLDDTSSSGVLELEPMNPYNRLLLHRLADIFGFSHQSVGEGEERHLVLERCSETSVPSILISDLLWQYDELQSPRTVDVIYRRKEGSEVLFKGSFKAHLSPDAQKSSGGCLASLQCRQGYKAHTPIAHEFYLESSESKVEETPTPIFNISLEEREEAYLAARKQIFSGDQGETRQCMKDRPRKDPMVARRMIAHALGQRIRPSNLEILHANTEECEEKTKDVNIQHKDEGRINLGKQTHMEVKTPPAKYPDSGGKLKSSVSNGSKTPHIKKITPKNTDGTGSSTQVKKEGKVNKESIREEHIGAAKRIFANALGFAREGNLSK; this is encoded by the exons ATGTGTGGATTGGCGCACGTCACAGGCTCGAATCGTGGCGCAGACAAAAgcgtatttaagtggagaagggtaaaGGCATCCATGAGTTTCGAACTGTGTACTACTGGCCCTCGGGATTTCTCg GTCGAAGAACTGGCCTTTCTTATCAAAGATAATCTTCCTTGCAAGCATCTTATCCTAGCTGTGGAAGAGACCCTAGTCAATTTCCTTCTTGATGATACCAG TTCTAGTGGGGTCTTGGAGCTAGAACCAATGAATCCATATAACCGTCTTCTCTTACATCGGCTTGCTGATATTTTTGG ATTTTCTCATCAGTCAGTTGGTGAAGGGGAAGAACGGCACTTGGTTTTGGAGCGTTGCTCAGAGACATCAGT ACCTTCCATTCTCATTAGTGATCTCCTGTGGCAGTATGACGAACTACAATCTCCAAGGACTGTAGATGTAATATATAGAAGAAAAGAAGGTTCTGAAG TGTTGTTCAAAGGCTCATTTAAGGCTCACTTAAGCCCTGATGCTCAGAAAAGCTCGGGAGGGTGCTTGGCCTCGCTTCAGTGTAGGCAAGGCTATAAGGCGCACACACCGATTGCCCATGAATTCTATCTTGAATCCAGCG AGTCAAAGGTAGAAGAGACACCAACACCAATCTTTAACATTTCCCTTGAGGAGAGGGAAGAAGCATATCTGGCTGCCCGAAAACAGATTTTTTCTGGTGATCAAGGTGAGACAAGACAATGTATGAAAGATAGGCCTCGAAAAGATCCTATGGTTGCCCGTCGTATGATTGCACATGCACTTGGCCAAAGAATCAGGCCATCTAACCTTGAGATCCTCCATGCAAATACTGAGGAATGTGAAGAAAAAACCAAGGATGTAAATATCCAGCATAAGGACGAAGGTCGGATAAATTTGGGCAAGCAGACTCATATGGAGGTCAAAACTCCCCCTGCAAAATATCCGGATTCCGGTGGTAAGCTTAAAAGCAGCGTATCGAATGGTAGTAAAACACCACATATTAAGAAGATAACACCTAAAAACACCGATGGGACAGGTTCCTCGACGCAAGTGAAAAAGGAGGGGAAGGTTAACAAAGAGAGTATTCGTGAAGAACATATTGGTGCTGCTAAGAGAATATTTGCCAATGCTCTAGGATTTGCAAGAGAAGGGAATCTTTCAAAATGA
- the LOC107800659 gene encoding uncharacterized protein LOC107800659 isoform X3, producing MSLTEFAMVEELAFLIKDNLPCKHLILAVEETLVNFLLDDTSSSGVLELEPMNPYNRLLLHRLADIFGFSHQSVGEGEERHLVLERCSETSVPSILISDLLWQYDELQSPRTVDVIYRRKEGSEVLFKGSFKAHLSPDAQKSSGGCLASLQCRQGYKAHTPIAHEFYLESSESKVEETPTPIFNISLEEREEAYLAARKQIFSGDQGETRQCMKDRPRKDPMVARRMIAHALGQRIRPSNLEILHANTEECEEKTKDVNIQHKDEGRINLGKQTHMEVKTPPAKYPDSGGKLKSSVSNGSKTPHIKKITPKNTDGTGSSTQVKKEGKVNKESIREEHIGAAKRIFANALGFAREGNLSK from the exons ATGAGTCTTACAGAATTCGCCATG GTCGAAGAACTGGCCTTTCTTATCAAAGATAATCTTCCTTGCAAGCATCTTATCCTAGCTGTGGAAGAGACCCTAGTCAATTTCCTTCTTGATGATACCAG TTCTAGTGGGGTCTTGGAGCTAGAACCAATGAATCCATATAACCGTCTTCTCTTACATCGGCTTGCTGATATTTTTGG ATTTTCTCATCAGTCAGTTGGTGAAGGGGAAGAACGGCACTTGGTTTTGGAGCGTTGCTCAGAGACATCAGT ACCTTCCATTCTCATTAGTGATCTCCTGTGGCAGTATGACGAACTACAATCTCCAAGGACTGTAGATGTAATATATAGAAGAAAAGAAGGTTCTGAAG TGTTGTTCAAAGGCTCATTTAAGGCTCACTTAAGCCCTGATGCTCAGAAAAGCTCGGGAGGGTGCTTGGCCTCGCTTCAGTGTAGGCAAGGCTATAAGGCGCACACACCGATTGCCCATGAATTCTATCTTGAATCCAGCG AGTCAAAGGTAGAAGAGACACCAACACCAATCTTTAACATTTCCCTTGAGGAGAGGGAAGAAGCATATCTGGCTGCCCGAAAACAGATTTTTTCTGGTGATCAAGGTGAGACAAGACAATGTATGAAAGATAGGCCTCGAAAAGATCCTATGGTTGCCCGTCGTATGATTGCACATGCACTTGGCCAAAGAATCAGGCCATCTAACCTTGAGATCCTCCATGCAAATACTGAGGAATGTGAAGAAAAAACCAAGGATGTAAATATCCAGCATAAGGACGAAGGTCGGATAAATTTGGGCAAGCAGACTCATATGGAGGTCAAAACTCCCCCTGCAAAATATCCGGATTCCGGTGGTAAGCTTAAAAGCAGCGTATCGAATGGTAGTAAAACACCACATATTAAGAAGATAACACCTAAAAACACCGATGGGACAGGTTCCTCGACGCAAGTGAAAAAGGAGGGGAAGGTTAACAAAGAGAGTATTCGTGAAGAACATATTGGTGCTGCTAAGAGAATATTTGCCAATGCTCTAGGATTTGCAAGAGAAGGGAATCTTTCAAAATGA
- the LOC107800659 gene encoding uncharacterized protein LOC107800659 isoform X5, with amino-acid sequence MCGLAHVTGSNRGADKSVFKWRRVKASMSFELCTTGPRDFSVEELAFLIKDNLPCKHLILAVEETLVNFLLDDTSSSGVLELEPMNPYNRLLLHRLADIFGFSHQSVGEGEERHLVLERCSETSVPSILISDLLWQYDELQSPRTVDVIYRRKEGSEESKVEETPTPIFNISLEEREEAYLAARKQIFSGDQGETRQCMKDRPRKDPMVARRMIAHALGQRIRPSNLEILHANTEECEEKTKDVNIQHKDEGRINLGKQTHMEVKTPPAKYPDSGGSSTQVKKEGKVNKESIREEHIGAAKRIFANALGFAREGNLSK; translated from the exons ATGTGTGGATTGGCGCACGTCACAGGCTCGAATCGTGGCGCAGACAAAAgcgtatttaagtggagaagggtaaaGGCATCCATGAGTTTCGAACTGTGTACTACTGGCCCTCGGGATTTCTCg GTCGAAGAACTGGCCTTTCTTATCAAAGATAATCTTCCTTGCAAGCATCTTATCCTAGCTGTGGAAGAGACCCTAGTCAATTTCCTTCTTGATGATACCAG TTCTAGTGGGGTCTTGGAGCTAGAACCAATGAATCCATATAACCGTCTTCTCTTACATCGGCTTGCTGATATTTTTGG ATTTTCTCATCAGTCAGTTGGTGAAGGGGAAGAACGGCACTTGGTTTTGGAGCGTTGCTCAGAGACATCAGT ACCTTCCATTCTCATTAGTGATCTCCTGTGGCAGTATGACGAACTACAATCTCCAAGGACTGTAGATGTAATATATAGAAGAAAAGAAGGTTCTGAAG AGTCAAAGGTAGAAGAGACACCAACACCAATCTTTAACATTTCCCTTGAGGAGAGGGAAGAAGCATATCTGGCTGCCCGAAAACAGATTTTTTCTGGTGATCAAGGTGAGACAAGACAATGTATGAAAGATAGGCCTCGAAAAGATCCTATGGTTGCCCGTCGTATGATTGCACATGCACTTGGCCAAAGAATCAGGCCATCTAACCTTGAGATCCTCCATGCAAATACTGAGGAATGTGAAGAAAAAACCAAGGATGTAAATATCCAGCATAAGGACGAAGGTCGGATAAATTTGGGCAAGCAGACTCATATGGAGGTCAAAACTCCCCCTGCAAAATATCCGGATTCCGGTG GTTCCTCGACGCAAGTGAAAAAGGAGGGGAAGGTTAACAAAGAGAGTATTCGTGAAGAACATATTGGTGCTGCTAAGAGAATATTTGCCAATGCTCTAGGATTTGCAAGAGAAGGGAATCTTTCAAAATGA
- the LOC107800659 gene encoding uncharacterized protein LOC107800659 isoform X7, producing MSLTEFAMVEELAFLIKDNLPCKHLILAVEETLVNFLLDDTSSSGVLELEPMNPYNRLLLHRLADIFGFSHQSVGEGEERHLVLERCSETSVPSILISDLLWQYDELQSPRTVDVIYRRKEGSEESKVEETPTPIFNISLEEREEAYLAARKQIFSGDQGETRQCMKDRPRKDPMVARRMIAHALGQRIRPSNLEILHANTEECEEKTKDVNIQHKDEGRINLGKQTHMEVKTPPAKYPDSGGSSTQVKKEGKVNKESIREEHIGAAKRIFANALGFAREGNLSK from the exons ATGAGTCTTACAGAATTCGCCATG GTCGAAGAACTGGCCTTTCTTATCAAAGATAATCTTCCTTGCAAGCATCTTATCCTAGCTGTGGAAGAGACCCTAGTCAATTTCCTTCTTGATGATACCAG TTCTAGTGGGGTCTTGGAGCTAGAACCAATGAATCCATATAACCGTCTTCTCTTACATCGGCTTGCTGATATTTTTGG ATTTTCTCATCAGTCAGTTGGTGAAGGGGAAGAACGGCACTTGGTTTTGGAGCGTTGCTCAGAGACATCAGT ACCTTCCATTCTCATTAGTGATCTCCTGTGGCAGTATGACGAACTACAATCTCCAAGGACTGTAGATGTAATATATAGAAGAAAAGAAGGTTCTGAAG AGTCAAAGGTAGAAGAGACACCAACACCAATCTTTAACATTTCCCTTGAGGAGAGGGAAGAAGCATATCTGGCTGCCCGAAAACAGATTTTTTCTGGTGATCAAGGTGAGACAAGACAATGTATGAAAGATAGGCCTCGAAAAGATCCTATGGTTGCCCGTCGTATGATTGCACATGCACTTGGCCAAAGAATCAGGCCATCTAACCTTGAGATCCTCCATGCAAATACTGAGGAATGTGAAGAAAAAACCAAGGATGTAAATATCCAGCATAAGGACGAAGGTCGGATAAATTTGGGCAAGCAGACTCATATGGAGGTCAAAACTCCCCCTGCAAAATATCCGGATTCCGGTG GTTCCTCGACGCAAGTGAAAAAGGAGGGGAAGGTTAACAAAGAGAGTATTCGTGAAGAACATATTGGTGCTGCTAAGAGAATATTTGCCAATGCTCTAGGATTTGCAAGAGAAGGGAATCTTTCAAAATGA
- the LOC107800659 gene encoding uncharacterized protein LOC107800659 isoform X4, translated as MCGLAHVTGSNRGADKSVFKWRRVKASMSFELCTTGPRDFSVEELAFLIKDNLPCKHLILAVEETLVNFLLDDTSSSGVLELEPMNPYNRLLLHRLADIFGFSHQSVGEGEERHLVLERCSETSVPSILISDLLWQYDELQSPRTVDVIYRRKEGSEESKVEETPTPIFNISLEEREEAYLAARKQIFSGDQGETRQCMKDRPRKDPMVARRMIAHALGQRIRPSNLEILHANTEECEEKTKDVNIQHKDEGRINLGKQTHMEVKTPPAKYPDSGGKLKSSVSNGSKTPHIKKITPKNTDGTGSSTQVKKEGKVNKESIREEHIGAAKRIFANALGFAREGNLSK; from the exons ATGTGTGGATTGGCGCACGTCACAGGCTCGAATCGTGGCGCAGACAAAAgcgtatttaagtggagaagggtaaaGGCATCCATGAGTTTCGAACTGTGTACTACTGGCCCTCGGGATTTCTCg GTCGAAGAACTGGCCTTTCTTATCAAAGATAATCTTCCTTGCAAGCATCTTATCCTAGCTGTGGAAGAGACCCTAGTCAATTTCCTTCTTGATGATACCAG TTCTAGTGGGGTCTTGGAGCTAGAACCAATGAATCCATATAACCGTCTTCTCTTACATCGGCTTGCTGATATTTTTGG ATTTTCTCATCAGTCAGTTGGTGAAGGGGAAGAACGGCACTTGGTTTTGGAGCGTTGCTCAGAGACATCAGT ACCTTCCATTCTCATTAGTGATCTCCTGTGGCAGTATGACGAACTACAATCTCCAAGGACTGTAGATGTAATATATAGAAGAAAAGAAGGTTCTGAAG AGTCAAAGGTAGAAGAGACACCAACACCAATCTTTAACATTTCCCTTGAGGAGAGGGAAGAAGCATATCTGGCTGCCCGAAAACAGATTTTTTCTGGTGATCAAGGTGAGACAAGACAATGTATGAAAGATAGGCCTCGAAAAGATCCTATGGTTGCCCGTCGTATGATTGCACATGCACTTGGCCAAAGAATCAGGCCATCTAACCTTGAGATCCTCCATGCAAATACTGAGGAATGTGAAGAAAAAACCAAGGATGTAAATATCCAGCATAAGGACGAAGGTCGGATAAATTTGGGCAAGCAGACTCATATGGAGGTCAAAACTCCCCCTGCAAAATATCCGGATTCCGGTGGTAAGCTTAAAAGCAGCGTATCGAATGGTAGTAAAACACCACATATTAAGAAGATAACACCTAAAAACACCGATGGGACAGGTTCCTCGACGCAAGTGAAAAAGGAGGGGAAGGTTAACAAAGAGAGTATTCGTGAAGAACATATTGGTGCTGCTAAGAGAATATTTGCCAATGCTCTAGGATTTGCAAGAGAAGGGAATCTTTCAAAATGA
- the LOC107775367 gene encoding flavin mononucleotide hydrolase 1, chloroplatic-like, whose translation MRKLLLSQNKKKKRKKQQLYLAETKESKFYMALLISWRPSASNISSLPFIVKKASPKSAKMGVFNNNISCSVTSTMAGQSQRKLPILLFDVMDTIVRDPFYNEIPAFFRMPMKELLECKHPTTWIEFEKGLITEDECARRFFKDGRPFDLEGLKNCMRRAYTYIEGVEGLLNSLKENGYEIHAFTNYPIWYQMIEDKLQLSNYLSWTFCSCVFGKRKPDPDFYLEVVKHLNVEASNCIFVDDRMRNVEAAVEVGLNGLQFKNADLLRKDLSLLGVNISTNENPDLAGCSS comes from the exons ATGAGAAAACTCCTCCTCagccaaaataaaaagaaaaaaagaaaaaaacaacaacttTATCTTGCAGaaacaaaagaatccaaattctACATGGCTTTATTGATATCTTGGAGACCATCTGCTTCTAACATTAGCAGTCTCCCTTTCATAGTGAAAAAGGCATCTCCTAAATCTGCAAAAATGGGGGTTTTCAATAACAACATTAGTTGCAGTGTCACTTCAACAATGGCGGGTCAAAGTCAAAGGAAGCTTCCCATATTGCTTTTTGACGTTATGGACACTATTGTTCGTGACCCTTTTTACAATGAGATCCCTGCCTTCTTTAG AATGCCGATGAAGGAATTGCTGGAATGCAAGCATCCAACTACCTGGATTGAGTTTGAGAAGGGTCTTATCACCGAG GATGAGTGTGCTCGGAGATTCTTTAAGGATGGAAGACCTTTCGATTTAGAAG GCCTCAAAAACTGTATGAGAAGAGCTTATACCTACATTGAAGGTGTTGAAGGGTTATTGAATTCTTTGAAAGAAAATGGCTATGAAATCCATGCTTTCACTAATTATCCCATCTG GTACCAAATGATTGAGGACAAGCTACAACTCTCAAATTACCTATCTTGGACATTTTGTTCCTGTGTATTTG GAAAACGCAAGCCTGATCCCGATTTTTATTTAGAAGTTGTAAAGCATCTCAATGTAGAAGCTTCCAACTGTATTTTTGTTGATGACAG GATGAGAAATGTTGAAGCTGCAGTTGAAGTAGGACTCAACGGCCTTCAATTCAAGAATGCAGATTTGTTGCGGAAGGACTTGTCTCTCCTTGGTGTCAATATTTCAACAAATGAAAATCCAGATTTGGCTGGATGTTCATCATAA